In Leptospira perdikensis, the genomic window GCAAAAGACGGCCTGGAGCGAGTTCGACCTGGATGGGAGAACCGTGTAAGGCGAAATCCCGTCATCCACCCACGTAAATTTCCCCCTTCAGCGAAAATATTTTCTAAGAAATGGCACGGGCGCCTTGCGTTCGCCTGGCCCTCCATGGCCAGAGCTCCCGCTCGCATCCATCCGTGGATGCTGTGCGGCGCCCGTGCCATTTCTCAGAAAGAACTAGATTTCATTGGGGAAATGGGTACAAGTAAAAAGTTTACTTAAGACTAAAGCGTATTGGAATTCGAACGATTTTTTAGTGATCTATAGAGATTTAGACGAGGAATAGAATCTTTCGGTAAACGAGAGAGTGAAACCTAATAAACAATACTAATTCGTTTTTCACAATGCGAAAACAATGATGTATTAGTAAAAAATAAAAATCGATTAATATTATATACCTTTTTCAATCCGGACTCCAATCGTATTCCATACGTTTTGCGGTTTGCGTTGCTACTTCCAAACCAAACAGTTTCTTAAGAAGATAAAAACTCAAATGGATACCGGAGGAAATTCCTCCCGATGTTAGAATTTTTCCATTATCCGTATATCTAACATTTTCTTTTACATTTAACAGTGGGTAGTTGTTTTTAAGAGTTTCAATATCCATCCAATGAGTGGTGACTTCTAAGTGATCTAAAAACCCAATTTCTGCTAATAGAAAAGCACCTGTACAGATGGAGGCTAAATGCTTAACTTTTAAGTAATTCGCTTTGATCCAACTAAGAGTTGTTTGATTTTTTATCTCTAACTCTTCGGCACCGTAACCTCCAGGAACGATCAGAACGTCCATAGTGGGACAATTTGTGTAGTTAAAGTTAGGTAAAACCATCAAACCATTTCTTGCTTTAACAGGAGAAAGGTTCTCTGCAATTAGAAATACCTGGCATAGTTTTTTACGATCGTTAGATTCTGCGATTGAAAAAACTTCAAAAGGTCCAGCAAAGTCCATCACTTCTACTTCTGGAAATACGAGGATACCTACTTGTAACATTACCTCAATTCTCCTTTTTTTACTTTACAATATAAATAATTAATTTCTAATTTGCCTCGTTTGTAACGAAACAAATTTACGAATAAACTGGAAGGTAAAAACGATATGTCATTCCAAGATGCGATCAAAGTATGTTTACAAAAGTACGCTGATTTTAGCGGTAATGCGAAACGACCAGAGTTCTGGTGGTGGGTTGTTGCCTGTATCATCATTAGTGCTGCAATTAGTGTAGTTCTTCCTTTTTTAGCAGGAGTTTTTTCATTAGCTGTGCTTTTGCCAAGTTTGAGTGTGGGAGCACGTCGATTGCACGATACAGGAAAAAGTGGATGGTGGCAATTGATTGGTCTGACGGGAATTGGAATCCTTGTGCTTATTTTTTTCTGGGCACAAAAAGGAAAATAAACAAGTCCAAGATTTCCATTCTGTATTCTTTAGGCGTTAGGGAGACGAAGGGCTTGGTCACCTGCCATCGTTAGATGGCTGGTGACGGGAGCGTAAGCGCACCCCGGAGTGGCCCGACCCTTTTTCTTTCAAATTGAAAAAAATAAATAAGATTGGGAACGCACTTATTTCTATTTTTCTTTTTCCAAAATGGTAAGATAAATTTCGCGTAGTTGTTTGGAAACTTTGCCATTTTTGTTTGCAAAGGTAAACATAGTGGAGTTAGACGGGGTAGAAATCATTCTGGTGATTTCTGTGGAGGCAGGCCAACCATTACAACCTTCATGTGACCATTCATAAATGATTTCTTTCGGTGATTCCGTGATGGTATTAAAAACTAAGGAGGGGCAGTTTTCGGAAAGTCCGTCTTTGACAGCGTTGATAAACGATTCTCGATTGGATGTGCCAATGGTTTTTAAAATGTTCAATCGATAGATTTCCGTCCAAGTTTCTATTTTTGTCCCTTCCGGTATCATTTCGATTAATATCTGTTCGTCGTTTTCACCAGAATTGCCTACATACCAACGCCTTCCATCTAAGTTACGGAGAAAAGGAACTTTAACGATATCCTTTTTGATGTTTAGGTTTTTTTCCATAAAGAGCCGTAAGGTTTCTTTACTTTTTTCTGAAAAATTGATAGGGACATTCAGAACTTTTTTTTCACCTTTTTTGTTTGTGATTTCGAATGTAAAAAAGAGGCTTGTGTTCCCAAATTCATAAATCCATTGATAATCTTTTTCACTTAGAGGTTGGCTTGATAATGAAAGAGTTCCTTGGTTTATCTTGGAGGTTTCTGAAATTTGTTTTGTTTTTTGTGATCCTTTGACTTCATAACCTTGGATACTTTCTAAATGATCCACTTTTACATCTGCGATAAAATTCCATCGGATGGAAGATTCATCTAATACAGGACCTAAACTTTTGGATTGGATCCACTCGTTATCTAACTCGGGTTTGAGTTGGGCAAAAACACTGTTAGTGGATAAAACTAGGATGAATAGAGATAGAAATATACGTTGTTTCATTGTTATGTTTTAATTGAATCTAACTAAGATCAGAATGGAACGAAATATAATGAGTGTTTGGATTACGTCAACTACTTGTTTTGGGAAATACGATCTAGCGGACTTGCGATGTTTTCTAATCGGCTACGTGCTACCTTTGTATAAATTTGAGTGGTCCGGACACTGGAATGTCCGAGTAATGTTTGGATCATCCGTAAATCGGTTCCCAACTCTAACAAATGAGTAGCGAAGGCATGTCGCAAACTATGAAAGCTGACTTTCTTTTGGATTTTTGCTTTTTTTGCTGCACTGGAGAATATATTTTCTGCCGTGCGGATGTGTAGGGGACGATTTTTGACACCTGGAAATAACCAAGGATTCACTCGGACTTCGTTATCACTTTGTCGGAGAAGTAAATTGTATTCTCTTACTTTCAAATATTCTTTTAGTTCTTCAAGAAGTGTTTTGGCAAGTACAGTGTATCTATCTTTTTTTCCTTTGCCTTGTTGGACTCGGATCATATTTCTTTTTAAATCGATATCTGAAATTTTTAAGTGAATCACTTCACTGACACGAAGACCAGAAGAGTAACTGATAAGAAGTAACATTTTATGTTTTCTGTTGGGAAGGGCATTGAAGATGGCTCTTATTTCTTCAGCCGATAAAACCTCTGGAAGCCTTGATCCCATCTTCATCCTTGGAAATTTTAAATGAGTGAATTGTTTTCGTACTTCGCGGAAATAAAAAACAAAAGCTTGTCTTGAGGATTGAATACTTGCGGCTTTTGCGCCGCGATGTACAGTTAGGTGGTCAAGATAATTTTCTAAATCATTCATTCGAATGTTTACCGGAAGTTTTTCGGTAAAGGTCAGCAATTGAATCAAGTGAGAATAATATGTTTTGACTGTCCAAAAGGAGAAGTTTCGATCCCTTGTTGCTTTGAAAAAATCTTCCAAAATCCCACATTGTTTCGGGATTTCTTTGGGAAGAATTCGAATGTCATGTGTTTCAAATTCGTTTAATATTTGTTTTATGATCATTGGTTCGTTTGGATAAGACCAAGAACGATCCAGTGCATCGTAATAACCTTTCGGTATGGATTTCGCAATCAAAAAGAGCTGTTTCGAATAACCAAATTGTAAATGGAAACGGTTGTTTTTGTTGGAATAACGTAATTTGAGCACACGACACCTAACCTTAGATTGGTAAGTTGATTAGGTGTGGTTTTTGTTATTTGGTTCCTCAATTTTAGGAGTGAGGTTTTTGGGGAGGGGGGGGGGTTGTGAATCTAATCTCCCCACCCTGATTTAGGGAGGGGAACTAGACCCGCCGCCCAATGCTTACCTTCTATCACATATGCACCAGATCCGAAATCCAAATCGTAATACTCCTGTTTTTTTTCTTGGAAAGTTCACATTCCTGCTTAACCTTATCTTATTAAGGAGACTTATGAACCTAATTACTTTGGGAATCGGAGTATTTTTTATCCTCTATGGAACTACGACTTACATCCTACGCCTTTACAAACCAGGATTTTTTTGGAAACTAGAACCGATGAAACAAAAATGGGGCGAAAAACGCGGATACTTCATCCACGTCTTTAGTTATTCGATCCTTCCCATCATTTTTGGCATAGTTTATACCATTCTTGGGTTCAAGGGCTAATGAGTGTTTGGTGGATTTGACAAGGTCCCTTGGTTTAAAATAAGTCAAACTTAAGTTATGTGGGCGCCTCCAAATTGGTTTTGGATTTGTATTTGATTCTAAAAAGGACCGGGCCCTCCGCTGCAATCTTTCTCTTACGAGAAAGGATTTCCGCTAGGGTCCCTGGCGTTTGACTTTTGTTTGTGATCAGAGTTTGTGAGAAAGAATGGTATCTTGTCTCGACGGTGTTCTGTCTTCCGGATAGTCCGTACTAAAATGAAGGCCACGACTTTCTTTTCGGAGGAGTGCAGAACGAACTATGAGTTCTGCCACTTTTACCAAGTTACGAAGTTCGAGGAGTCCCAGTGACACAGTCGTACGATTATAATAGTCTTTCACTTCTTCAGAAATTAGTTTCAAGCGGCGAAGTGCTCTTTCTAGTCGCATATCGGAGCGAACAATACCCACATAATTACTCATAATGGTTCGAATTTCCACCAAATCGTGAGAAATTAGGACCCACTCTTCCGTGTTTGTCGTTCCTTCTTTGTTCCAATCGGGAATGAGATCCGTTTCTGCGGAATAATGGAGTTTACCCTGATCACGGATATCTCCAGCGATTCGGTGTGAAAATACAAGGCATTCCAGTAGGCTATTCGATGCCAATCGGTTACCACCATGAACTCCCGTGCAAGTGGTTTCCCCGCACGCATATAAGTCGGCAATATTAGTCCTTCCGAGAAGATCCGTCGCCACACCACCGCACATATAATGGGCTGCTGGCACAACAGGGATCGGATCAGTTGTGATATCAATTCCTAATTTTTTACAACGTTCGTAAATTGATGGGAAGTGGTTGATGATATCGTTTGCAGGTCTATGAGTGATATCGAGAAGGACATGAGGTTCTCCTCTTTTTTTCATCGTATCATCGATGGCGCGAGCTACAATGTCACGTGGTGCTAATTCACCCATATCGTGGTAGTCCTTCATAAAAGGTCTACCACCTATCTCCCGTAAGATGCCGCCGTGGCCTCGAACAGCTTCTGAAATTAAAAAACTATTTCCTTGTTCATGAAAAAGCGAAGTTGGATGAAATTGATAAAATTCCATATTTTTAACAATCGCACCTGCACGGTAAGCACTCGCCACACCATCACCAGTTGCAATATTGGGATTGGTAGTATGCAGATACACCTGTCCTGCACCACCAGTTGCCAAAATTGTTTTTTTAGCGAGAACAGGAAATACCTCTCCTGTTTCTGTATCTACAATATAGGCTCCGTAACACCTTAAAGGAAGATTGTCTTTATCCTTTAAATGGTGTTTGGTGATTAGATCCACACAAGCATGGTTTTCTAAAATTTGGATGTTTTTATTAGCATGTACATGGTCGAGTAACGACTGTTCTACGGCACTCCCTGTTCGATCCAAAGAGTGGATGATCCGATTTTTGCTATGACCACCTTCACGGGCGAGATCCAGTTCCCCTGTTTGATTCCTGGTAAAAGGAACTCCCAAGTCCAGAAGTTCCCGTACACGAGTGGGGCCTTCTTCGACAAGGACCCGCACTGCCTCTAAGTCACAGAGGCCGGCTCCCGATTCTAAAGTGTCTTGGATATGTTCTTCAAACTTATCCTTATCATCAAAAACAGAGGCGATCCCCCCTTGTGCATAATTGGTGTTGGATTCGTAGTCTGCTTTTTTGGTAACCACTACTACAGACCCAAGCGGAGCCAGTTTTAGTGCGGTAAAGAGACCACTCACTCCGCTTCCAATGATCAAAAAATCCGATTTAATTCGTGTCACATGATTTCCAATTATATCTTAAAGCCATATCCTTGTCTTTTGGGACTTCGGATTATTTTGTATTTAACATTCCTTCAATATAATCCAAACTTCTGATAAGCATATAGTCTGGTTTGATGGCATCATTGGCATGTGATTTTAAGAAAGCATCGGCTTTCCCATTTTTCTTTGCATACTCTTTGATGGCATTTACGTTGAACTTGGACTTCACAACACCTTCGTGCGGAATTAATGGAAGGTGGTTCCACATATCTTCTTCACGGTAACGGAAAGGAAAACTAGCATCTGGTTCTTCTGAAACTTCAATGTCAGGAGAAACTCCCACAACTTGGATGGTTTTTCCGGATGGTGAGTAATAACGTGCATTGGTAATTTTGAGTAGGTAATCAGGATTGTTTTCTAAGTTATTTAAACTTTGAACCGTTGCTTTTCCGAAAGTTCTTTCACCTAATAAAATTCCACGTCCATGGTGTTGGATGGCACTTGCTACAATTTCAGAAGCAGAAGCAGATTTGGAATTGATCATCACAACTAAAGGAAGTTTCGTGATATCTTTATTTTTTGCGTATTTTTCTTCATCGCTACGGAATGGAGTTCTTGTGAACACAATCATTCCTTTTTCAACAAACATGTCAGCAATATCAATAGCAAGATCCAAATACCCGCCGGAGTTTCCACGTA contains:
- a CDS encoding DJ-1/PfpI family protein — translated: MLQVGILVFPEVEVMDFAGPFEVFSIAESNDRKKLCQVFLIAENLSPVKARNGLMVLPNFNYTNCPTMDVLIVPGGYGAEELEIKNQTTLSWIKANYLKVKHLASICTGAFLLAEIGFLDHLEVTTHWMDIETLKNNYPLLNVKENVRYTDNGKILTSGGISSGIHLSFYLLKKLFGLEVATQTAKRMEYDWSPD
- a CDS encoding DUF805 domain-containing protein gives rise to the protein MSFQDAIKVCLQKYADFSGNAKRPEFWWWVVACIIISAAISVVLPFLAGVFSLAVLLPSLSVGARRLHDTGKSGWWQLIGLTGIGILVLIFFWAQKGK
- the nadB gene encoding L-aspartate oxidase; the protein is MTRIKSDFLIIGSGVSGLFTALKLAPLGSVVVVTKKADYESNTNYAQGGIASVFDDKDKFEEHIQDTLESGAGLCDLEAVRVLVEEGPTRVRELLDLGVPFTRNQTGELDLAREGGHSKNRIIHSLDRTGSAVEQSLLDHVHANKNIQILENHACVDLITKHHLKDKDNLPLRCYGAYIVDTETGEVFPVLAKKTILATGGAGQVYLHTTNPNIATGDGVASAYRAGAIVKNMEFYQFHPTSLFHEQGNSFLISEAVRGHGGILREIGGRPFMKDYHDMGELAPRDIVARAIDDTMKKRGEPHVLLDITHRPANDIINHFPSIYERCKKLGIDITTDPIPVVPAAHYMCGGVATDLLGRTNIADLYACGETTCTGVHGGNRLASNSLLECLVFSHRIAGDIRDQGKLHYSAETDLIPDWNKEGTTNTEEWVLISHDLVEIRTIMSNYVGIVRSDMRLERALRRLKLISEEVKDYYNRTTVSLGLLELRNLVKVAELIVRSALLRKESRGLHFSTDYPEDRTPSRQDTILSHKL
- a CDS encoding tyrosine-type recombinase/integrase, with amino-acid sequence MLKLRYSNKNNRFHLQFGYSKQLFLIAKSIPKGYYDALDRSWSYPNEPMIIKQILNEFETHDIRILPKEIPKQCGILEDFFKATRDRNFSFWTVKTYYSHLIQLLTFTEKLPVNIRMNDLENYLDHLTVHRGAKAASIQSSRQAFVFYFREVRKQFTHLKFPRMKMGSRLPEVLSAEEIRAIFNALPNRKHKMLLLISYSSGLRVSEVIHLKISDIDLKRNMIRVQQGKGKKDRYTVLAKTLLEELKEYLKVREYNLLLRQSDNEVRVNPWLFPGVKNRPLHIRTAENIFSSAAKKAKIQKKVSFHSLRHAFATHLLELGTDLRMIQTLLGHSSVRTTQIYTKVARSRLENIASPLDRISQNK